Proteins encoded by one window of Azospirillum brasilense:
- a CDS encoding WD40 repeat domain-containing protein yields MGNGRHPGNPPCHARRRLLALAAAAPALTVPLLSRAADLIGHGAMVNAVAVSPDGARVLTGSWDYSAILWDLASGSQRASFHEHAAGVTAVAFLPDGKRALTGSRDAAIILWDLESGRPLRRFEGHTGTVAGLAVAPDGRRFASAGWDFAIRVWDPESAAALRVLEGHGANVNAVAYTPDGGGLVSAGYDFQIRVWDAASGRERAVLEGHEGSVNGLALSPDGRLAATASSDETVRLWDLEAGTLLRTLYGHTGFVTSVAVSPDGRTLLSGGGGDRRVRLWDTATGRQLASFRGHEKPVLAVAFIPDGQGALSAGYDAVVRHWDLTSKADAERP; encoded by the coding sequence ATGGGGAATGGCCGTCATCCGGGGAACCCGCCGTGCCACGCTCGCCGCCGGCTGCTCGCGCTCGCCGCCGCCGCGCCCGCTCTGACCGTTCCCCTGCTGTCCCGCGCCGCCGACCTGATCGGCCACGGCGCCATGGTCAACGCCGTCGCCGTGTCGCCTGACGGCGCCCGCGTCCTGACGGGGAGCTGGGACTATTCGGCCATCCTCTGGGACCTCGCGTCCGGTTCCCAACGCGCCTCCTTCCACGAACACGCCGCCGGCGTCACCGCCGTCGCCTTCCTGCCGGACGGCAAGCGCGCCCTGACCGGCAGCCGCGACGCCGCCATCATCCTCTGGGACCTGGAGAGCGGACGCCCGCTGCGCCGCTTCGAAGGCCACACCGGCACCGTCGCCGGTCTGGCGGTGGCGCCGGACGGCCGCCGCTTCGCCTCCGCGGGCTGGGACTTCGCCATCCGCGTCTGGGACCCGGAGAGCGCCGCCGCGCTGCGGGTGCTGGAGGGGCATGGCGCCAACGTCAACGCCGTGGCCTACACCCCGGACGGCGGGGGGCTGGTTTCCGCCGGCTACGACTTCCAGATCCGCGTCTGGGACGCCGCAAGCGGGCGGGAGAGGGCCGTTCTGGAAGGGCATGAGGGCAGCGTGAACGGTCTGGCCTTGTCCCCCGACGGACGGCTGGCTGCCACGGCGTCGAGCGACGAGACGGTGCGGCTGTGGGACCTGGAAGCCGGCACGCTCCTGCGCACGCTCTACGGGCATACGGGCTTCGTCACCTCCGTCGCCGTCTCGCCCGATGGCAGGACCCTGCTGTCCGGTGGGGGAGGCGACCGACGCGTCCGGCTGTGGGACACCGCCACCGGGCGGCAGCTCGCCTCCTTCCGCGGCCATGAGAAGCCGGTCCTGGCGGTCGCCTTCATCCCGGACGGGCAGGGCGCCCTGTCCGCCGGCTACGACGCGGTGGTCCGCCATTGGGACCTGACGAGCAAGGCGGACGCGGAGCGTCCATGA
- a CDS encoding DODA-type extradiol aromatic ring-opening family dioxygenase — MTTTQPATALPSSAFPSVFVSHGAPTLIIEDSPGRHFLAGLGKRLGRPSAVIAVSAHWTTRGPAISGATQPDTIHDFYGFPRALYAMRYAAPGAPALADRVRALTGAAVDPGQGLDHGAWVPMMLMYPEADIPVTQLSVQPGATAADHIALGRALAPLRKEGVLILGSGGAVHNLGDFRFGQSDVAGWAEDFAGWLDGVLTAGDEASLAGWKALCPQAKAAHPTDEHFLPLPVAFGAAGSAVRTERLHTGFEHGSIGMQAYAFHGTV, encoded by the coding sequence ATGACCACGACCCAGCCGGCCACCGCCCTGCCCTCTTCCGCCTTCCCCAGCGTCTTCGTCTCCCATGGCGCCCCCACCCTGATCATCGAGGATTCGCCGGGCCGCCATTTCCTGGCCGGTCTGGGCAAGCGGCTGGGCCGCCCGAGCGCGGTGATCGCGGTGTCGGCGCATTGGACGACCCGCGGTCCGGCGATCAGCGGCGCCACGCAGCCGGATACCATCCATGACTTCTACGGCTTCCCCCGCGCCCTCTACGCGATGCGCTACGCCGCCCCCGGCGCCCCGGCGTTGGCCGACCGCGTGCGGGCGCTGACCGGCGCCGCGGTGGACCCCGGCCAGGGCCTCGACCACGGTGCCTGGGTGCCGATGATGCTGATGTACCCGGAGGCCGACATCCCGGTCACCCAGCTCTCCGTCCAGCCCGGCGCCACCGCCGCCGACCACATCGCGCTGGGCCGCGCCCTGGCGCCCCTGCGGAAAGAGGGCGTGCTGATCCTGGGCAGCGGCGGCGCCGTCCACAACCTCGGCGATTTCCGCTTCGGCCAGAGCGATGTCGCCGGCTGGGCTGAGGATTTCGCCGGCTGGCTCGACGGGGTGTTGACGGCGGGCGACGAGGCGTCGCTGGCCGGCTGGAAGGCGCTCTGCCCGCAGGCCAAGGCGGCGCATCCCACCGACGAGCATTTCCTGCCCCTGCCCGTGGCCTTCGGCGCCGCCGGCAGCGCGGTGCGGACGGAGCGGCTCCACACCGGGTTCGAGCATGGCAGCATCGGCATGCAAGCCTACGCCTTCCACGGAACGGTCTGA
- a CDS encoding formate dehydrogenase subunit gamma: MTSNHSKGGVGRTLHIVLLGVAMLALTLVMANVSSAAAAEAFPPVASQPADGTSKVDMWRGVRSGEQGYVSIPNKSAGVLVQSEGELWRSVRNGPLSTYGGWVLGGMIGLLVLFFLVRGRIRIDGQKTGRTIQRFNAFERGVHWLTAGSFVILAFTGLNVLYGRYTVLPLLGPEAFATMTQYGKFAHNYLGFAFMLGILLIFVMWVKHNIPERNDITWALKAGGLFSKGVHPAAKKFNAGQKVIFWATVLGGAALGFTGVQLLWPFSFASMADMQLYQLIHAAVAVVLTAVIIAHIYIGSVGMEGAFDAMGTGDVELQWAREHHSLWVQEVTGETPGRHGGHHHGRHRAPAE, from the coding sequence ATGACGTCGAATCATTCCAAGGGCGGGGTCGGCAGGACGCTGCACATCGTGCTGCTGGGCGTCGCCATGCTGGCGCTGACCCTGGTCATGGCCAACGTCTCCTCCGCTGCGGCGGCGGAGGCGTTCCCGCCGGTCGCCAGCCAGCCGGCCGACGGCACCTCCAAGGTCGACATGTGGCGCGGGGTCCGCTCCGGCGAGCAGGGCTATGTCTCCATCCCCAACAAGAGCGCCGGCGTGCTGGTGCAGTCGGAAGGGGAGCTGTGGCGCTCGGTCCGCAACGGCCCGCTGTCCACCTACGGCGGCTGGGTGCTGGGCGGCATGATCGGGCTGCTCGTCCTGTTCTTCCTGGTGCGCGGGCGCATCCGGATCGACGGCCAGAAGACCGGCCGGACCATCCAGCGCTTCAACGCCTTCGAACGGGGCGTGCACTGGCTGACCGCCGGCAGCTTCGTCATCCTGGCCTTCACCGGGCTGAACGTGCTGTACGGGCGCTACACCGTCCTGCCGCTGCTGGGGCCGGAGGCGTTCGCCACGATGACCCAGTACGGCAAGTTCGCCCACAACTACCTGGGCTTCGCCTTCATGCTGGGCATCCTCCTCATCTTCGTGATGTGGGTGAAGCACAACATCCCGGAGCGCAACGACATCACCTGGGCGCTGAAGGCCGGCGGCCTGTTCAGCAAGGGCGTGCATCCGGCGGCGAAGAAGTTCAACGCCGGCCAGAAGGTGATCTTCTGGGCGACGGTGCTGGGCGGTGCGGCGCTGGGCTTCACGGGCGTGCAGCTCCTGTGGCCCTTCTCCTTCGCCTCGATGGCCGACATGCAGCTCTACCAGCTGATCCACGCCGCGGTGGCGGTGGTGCTGACCGCGGTCATCATCGCCCACATCTACATCGGCTCGGTCGGCATGGAAGGCGCCTTCGACGCCATGGGCACGGGCGACGTCGAACTCCAATGGGCGCGCGAGCACCATTCGCTGTGGGTTCAGGAGGTGACGGGCGAGACCCCCGGCCGTCATGGGGGCCATCACCACGGCCGCCACCGCGCTCCCGCCGAGTGA
- a CDS encoding sensor histidine kinase codes for MKRNGTLPRSGDTPSPLGAPAHATRSLPGLGLLRRLDELTLAARVGLGFGVVLALVLLLALIGVASLYGVSRDVGTFSGYADASQTAADLDIGLRDLEVSVRDHLAEGDQQSLLDAGLRRDGLLERLTALAGMASGEADRRSVEGARKALDAYWSGFEALVALRGERARLTESVLEPQISQIRAGLGRLKDAGGVDSAALAGDATVAILMMQDHLGRYVAWRDDRDSLRMRAELGNARAKLAEMNRYLWVPGTRQTIDEVEAALAGIDGVLDGIEASLADEDELRAERLTPNAAAVAARAAEIRQRNDAVAAELRGGLADQSWRTLRIALWAALAVTLAGLAMVWFVNRRVARPVAGMAAAVTSLAAGRTDIALPPDDGADEVAAMARAVRVLRDNTAEMERQRQEAADRHGQLLRDKERADAANEAKTHFLVNIGQELHAPLNEIVASSQSLMGELHRLGAGELATDIEQIQWTGEQMLTLVDAILDYARIEAGNMDVVLQDFDVHRLLIEARERTLPAADLNGNEVTLQAEAAALGQMYSDFGKVRQALLNLLDNACKFTQGGTVLLAAERVERDGEPWLRFTVTDSGSGFATSQTARLFQPFVQGGSGAKRRGAGLGLTLVGHYAAMLGGDIEVASEPGQGTRVTVALPAYYQPPAEERPLQVGTAGTAKRPLVTVAPLRPVAQLAS; via the coding sequence GTGAAGCGGAACGGAACCCTGCCCCGGTCCGGCGACACTCCCTCCCCCCTCGGTGCCCCGGCCCACGCCACGCGCTCCCTTCCGGGGCTCGGCCTCCTGCGCCGCCTGGACGAGCTGACGCTCGCCGCGCGCGTCGGGCTGGGCTTCGGCGTGGTCCTAGCTCTGGTCCTTCTGCTGGCGCTGATCGGCGTGGCCTCGCTCTACGGGGTCAGCCGCGATGTCGGCACTTTCTCCGGCTACGCCGACGCCTCCCAGACCGCCGCCGACCTGGACATCGGGCTGCGCGACCTGGAGGTCTCCGTCCGCGATCATCTGGCCGAGGGCGACCAGCAGAGCCTGCTCGACGCCGGGCTGCGCCGCGACGGCCTGCTGGAACGGCTGACCGCCCTGGCCGGAATGGCCAGCGGCGAGGCCGACCGCCGCTCGGTGGAGGGTGCGCGCAAGGCGCTGGACGCCTATTGGAGCGGATTCGAGGCGCTGGTCGCCCTGCGCGGCGAGCGCGCCCGCCTGACCGAGTCGGTGCTGGAGCCGCAGATTTCCCAGATCCGCGCCGGGCTGGGCCGGCTGAAGGACGCGGGCGGCGTCGATTCGGCGGCGCTGGCCGGCGACGCGACCGTGGCCATCCTGATGATGCAGGACCATCTCGGCCGCTACGTGGCGTGGCGCGACGACCGCGACTCGCTGCGCATGCGTGCCGAATTGGGCAACGCCCGCGCCAAGCTGGCGGAGATGAACCGCTACCTCTGGGTCCCTGGCACCCGCCAGACCATCGACGAGGTGGAGGCGGCTCTCGCCGGCATCGACGGGGTGCTCGACGGCATCGAAGCCTCCCTGGCCGACGAGGACGAACTGCGCGCCGAGCGGCTGACACCCAATGCCGCCGCCGTCGCCGCCCGCGCGGCGGAGATCCGCCAGCGCAACGACGCCGTCGCGGCGGAACTGCGCGGCGGTCTGGCCGACCAGTCCTGGCGCACGCTGCGCATCGCCCTGTGGGCGGCGCTGGCGGTGACGCTGGCGGGGCTGGCGATGGTCTGGTTCGTCAACCGCCGGGTCGCGCGCCCGGTCGCCGGCATGGCCGCCGCGGTGACCTCGCTCGCCGCCGGGCGGACCGACATCGCCCTGCCGCCGGACGACGGGGCGGACGAGGTGGCCGCCATGGCCCGCGCCGTCCGCGTCCTGCGCGACAACACCGCGGAGATGGAGCGTCAGCGCCAGGAGGCCGCCGACCGGCACGGCCAGCTGCTGCGCGACAAGGAGCGCGCCGACGCCGCCAACGAGGCGAAGACCCATTTCCTGGTCAACATCGGCCAGGAGCTTCACGCCCCGCTCAACGAGATCGTCGCCTCCAGCCAGTCGCTGATGGGCGAACTGCACCGGCTGGGCGCCGGGGAGCTGGCGACCGACATCGAGCAGATCCAGTGGACCGGCGAGCAGATGCTGACCCTGGTCGATGCGATCCTCGACTATGCCCGGATCGAGGCCGGCAACATGGACGTCGTGCTTCAGGATTTCGACGTGCACCGGCTGCTGATCGAGGCGCGGGAGCGCACGCTGCCCGCCGCCGACCTCAACGGCAACGAGGTGACGCTCCAGGCCGAGGCCGCGGCGCTCGGCCAGATGTATTCGGATTTCGGCAAGGTCCGGCAGGCGCTTCTCAACCTGCTCGACAACGCCTGCAAGTTCACCCAGGGCGGCACCGTCCTGCTGGCCGCCGAGCGGGTCGAGCGCGACGGTGAGCCCTGGCTGCGCTTCACCGTGACCGACAGCGGCAGCGGCTTCGCCACCAGCCAGACCGCCCGGCTGTTCCAGCCCTTCGTCCAGGGCGGCAGCGGCGCCAAGCGGCGCGGCGCCGGGCTCGGCCTGACCCTGGTCGGCCATTACGCCGCCATGCTCGGCGGCGACATCGAGGTGGCGAGCGAGCCCGGTCAGGGCACCCGCGTCACGGTGGCCCTGCCCGCCTACTACCAGCCCCCGGCGGAGGAACGCCCGCTCCAGGTCGGCACCGCCGGGACGGCCAAGCGCCCGCTGGTCACCGTCGCCCCCTTGCGCCCCGTCGCCCAGCTGGCCTCCTGA
- a CDS encoding F0F1 ATP synthase subunit A has product MDPLHQFQINPILQIVIAGYDVSFTNSAFFMVVAVALIYALLVFGMSGRALVPGRLQSLAEIFYEFVANMVRDNAGHDARPYFPFVFAIFMFVLFGNLVGMIPFTFTFTSHIIVTFTLAATVFVFVTVLALMKHGLHFFSFFMPHGAPVLLAPILIPIEVISYLMRPVSLSIRLFANMMAGHTMLKVFAGFTVMMISGLGAVGFLAGLVPLAINIALTGFEFLVAFLQAYVFSILTCLYIRDALELH; this is encoded by the coding sequence TTGGATCCGCTGCACCAGTTCCAGATCAACCCGATCCTCCAGATCGTGATCGCCGGGTATGACGTGTCCTTCACGAACTCGGCCTTCTTCATGGTCGTGGCGGTCGCGCTGATCTACGCGCTGCTCGTCTTCGGCATGTCTGGCCGCGCCCTGGTTCCGGGCCGCCTGCAGTCCCTGGCCGAGATCTTTTACGAATTCGTCGCGAACATGGTTCGGGACAACGCCGGGCACGACGCCCGCCCCTACTTCCCGTTCGTCTTCGCGATCTTCATGTTCGTGCTGTTCGGCAACCTCGTCGGCATGATCCCGTTCACCTTCACCTTCACCAGCCACATCATCGTGACCTTCACGCTGGCGGCGACGGTGTTCGTGTTCGTGACCGTCCTGGCCCTGATGAAGCACGGCCTGCATTTCTTCAGCTTCTTCATGCCGCACGGCGCGCCGGTGCTGCTCGCCCCGATCCTCATCCCGATCGAGGTGATCTCCTACCTGATGCGCCCCGTCAGCCTGTCGATCCGACTGTTCGCCAACATGATGGCCGGTCACACCATGCTGAAGGTGTTCGCGGGCTTCACGGTTATGATGATCAGCGGCCTGGGCGCCGTCGGCTTCCTCGCCGGCCTCGTCCCGCTGGCCATCAACATCGCGCTGACCGGCTTCGAGTTCCTGGTCGCGTTCCTGCAAGCCTACGTCTTCTCGATCCTGACCTGCCTGTACATCCGCGACGCGCTGGAACTGCACTGA
- a CDS encoding class II aldolase/adducin family protein, translating to MTSLTHPAQRRAIIDTCLAMNGAGINQGSSGNLSVRVEGGFLITPSSLPYDETAPEDIVEMGFDGTYVGRRRPSSEWRFHRDILKARSDVDVVLHTHSTFATALAVHGRDIPSFHYMVALAGGDSIRCAPYATFGSQELSDHAVAALDGRLACLLANHGMIVLGKTPKGALALAVEVETLARQYLHAHLLGEPVILPPDEIARVAEKMRRMKYGLPPDEDAAPEDTARPREA from the coding sequence ATGACCAGCCTGACCCACCCGGCGCAGCGCCGCGCCATCATCGACACCTGCCTCGCCATGAACGGGGCGGGCATCAACCAGGGCTCGTCGGGCAACCTGTCGGTGCGGGTGGAGGGCGGCTTCCTCATCACGCCGAGCAGCCTGCCTTACGACGAGACGGCGCCCGAGGACATCGTGGAGATGGGCTTCGACGGAACCTATGTGGGCCGGCGGCGGCCTTCGTCGGAATGGCGCTTCCACCGCGACATCCTGAAGGCGCGGTCCGACGTGGACGTGGTGCTGCACACCCATTCGACCTTCGCCACGGCGCTGGCCGTCCATGGCCGGGACATCCCCAGCTTCCATTACATGGTGGCGCTGGCCGGCGGCGATTCGATCCGCTGCGCCCCCTACGCCACCTTCGGTTCGCAGGAGCTGTCAGACCACGCCGTGGCGGCGCTGGACGGGCGGCTGGCCTGCCTGCTGGCCAACCACGGCATGATCGTGCTCGGCAAGACGCCGAAGGGCGCGCTGGCCCTGGCGGTGGAGGTGGAGACGCTGGCCCGCCAATATCTCCACGCCCATCTGTTGGGCGAGCCGGTGATCCTGCCCCCCGACGAGATCGCGCGCGTCGCCGAGAAGATGCGCCGCATGAAGTACGGCCTGCCGCCCGACGAGGACGCCGCGCCGGAGGACACCGCCCGCCCGCGCGAGGCCTGA
- a CDS encoding ATPase, with translation MPNLLAKRRLVRWSGAAGASLATLTVLAGNVLAATAEHAPEAAHGGEHAAGGLPQLNPATFPTQIFWLALTFITLYYLLSKKALPRVAEVLEERQERISRDLSKAASLKEEAEAAMAQVDQSLAGARSEAQALIAQVAAEIDANNHARQAQLNAENAERLRSAEANIAAAKEQAIANVRSISADIARDVAGRLAGLNVDAAQADAAVAAVIEERRS, from the coding sequence ATGCCGAACCTGTTGGCCAAGCGACGGCTGGTCCGCTGGTCGGGTGCTGCGGGCGCCTCGCTCGCCACTCTGACCGTGCTTGCCGGTAACGTCCTGGCGGCGACGGCGGAGCACGCGCCGGAAGCCGCCCATGGCGGCGAGCATGCCGCCGGCGGCCTGCCGCAGCTCAATCCCGCCACCTTCCCCACCCAGATCTTCTGGCTGGCGCTGACCTTCATCACCCTCTACTACCTCCTGTCCAAGAAAGCGCTGCCGCGCGTGGCCGAGGTTCTGGAGGAGCGCCAGGAGCGCATTTCGCGCGACCTGAGCAAGGCCGCTTCGCTCAAGGAAGAGGCCGAGGCCGCCATGGCCCAGGTCGATCAGTCCCTCGCCGGGGCCCGTTCCGAAGCCCAGGCCCTGATCGCCCAGGTCGCCGCCGAGATCGACGCGAACAACCACGCCCGCCAGGCCCAGTTGAACGCCGAGAACGCCGAGCGTCTGCGCAGCGCCGAGGCGAACATCGCCGCGGCCAAGGAGCAGGCGATCGCCAACGTCCGCTCCATCTCCGCCGACATTGCCCGTGACGTCGCCGGCCGTCTGGCCGGGCTGAACGTCGACGCGGCCCAGGCCGATGCGGCGGTCGCCGCCGTGATCGAGGAGCGCCGGTCATGA
- a CDS encoding AtpZ/AtpI family protein, whose translation MSDEKPPPSLAELDARLKKAREGKESQSGPGKYHRLPQSPLGIAFRIGTELVAAMIVGVGGGLLLDRWLGTAPWGLIVMFFLGAAAGILNVYRAITGLGLAPGYRRAREDDNERPDGDAH comes from the coding sequence ATGAGCGACGAAAAGCCCCCGCCGTCTCTGGCAGAGCTTGACGCCCGACTGAAGAAGGCGCGTGAAGGGAAGGAATCGCAGAGCGGTCCGGGGAAATATCACCGGCTGCCGCAGAGTCCTCTCGGCATCGCCTTCCGAATCGGGACCGAGCTGGTCGCTGCCATGATCGTTGGCGTCGGTGGCGGGCTCCTGCTCGACCGCTGGCTCGGAACGGCGCCCTGGGGATTGATCGTCATGTTCTTCCTCGGCGCGGCGGCCGGAATTCTGAATGTCTACCGGGCCATCACCGGGCTCGGATTAGCCCCCGGCTACCGCCGGGCCCGTGAGGATGACAACGAGCGTCCCGACGGCGACGCACACTGA
- a CDS encoding SCO family protein — MKARLIRIAAASAVGLVIAAGIAWWQVQNASSTVQSSVPIGGPFTLTDQDGKTVTDADYRGKYLLIYFGYTYCPDVCPTELGTMARAMDLLGVQADKVQPMFISVDPERDTVAHLKDYVGLFHPNLVGLTGTPEQVKAAAKAYRVYYAKAPQEGGKPEDYLMDHSSFLYLMGPDGRFLGVYPAGTTADRVAQDLGSRIAG, encoded by the coding sequence ATGAAAGCCCGACTCATCCGCATCGCCGCCGCCTCCGCCGTGGGGCTCGTGATCGCCGCCGGCATCGCCTGGTGGCAGGTCCAGAACGCCTCCAGCACGGTGCAGAGCAGCGTGCCCATCGGTGGCCCCTTCACCCTGACCGACCAGGACGGCAAGACGGTCACCGACGCCGACTACCGCGGCAAGTACCTGCTGATCTATTTCGGCTACACCTACTGCCCCGACGTCTGCCCGACGGAACTCGGCACGATGGCCCGCGCCATGGATCTGCTCGGCGTGCAGGCGGACAAGGTGCAGCCGATGTTCATCTCCGTCGATCCGGAGCGCGACACGGTGGCGCATCTGAAGGACTATGTGGGGCTGTTCCACCCCAATCTGGTCGGGCTGACCGGGACGCCGGAGCAGGTCAAGGCGGCGGCCAAGGCCTACCGGGTCTATTATGCCAAGGCGCCGCAGGAGGGCGGAAAACCGGAGGATTACTTGATGGATCACTCCAGTTTTCTTTACCTGATGGGCCCCGACGGGCGCTTCCTCGGGGTGTATCCGGCCGGCACCACCGCCGACCGCGTGGCACAGGATCTGGGCAGCCGCATTGCCGGCTGA
- a CDS encoding ATP synthase subunit B produces the protein MNTPEMWVAIAFIIFAALVWKKAAGAITGLLDARAEKIRAELDEAQRLREDAQALLANYQRRQRDALKEAEAIIAHAREEADRLRSQAGADLEASLKRREAQAMDRIAQAEAGALAEVRNLTVDIAMDASRRILETGIQPAQADKLIDQSIAELPKHLH, from the coding sequence ATGAACACGCCCGAAATGTGGGTCGCCATCGCCTTCATCATCTTCGCCGCGCTGGTGTGGAAGAAGGCGGCCGGCGCGATCACCGGCCTTCTCGACGCCCGCGCCGAGAAGATCCGGGCGGAGCTGGACGAGGCCCAGCGCCTGCGTGAAGACGCCCAGGCGCTGCTCGCCAACTACCAGCGCCGTCAGCGCGACGCGCTGAAGGAGGCCGAGGCCATCATCGCCCACGCCCGCGAGGAGGCCGACCGCCTCCGCTCGCAGGCCGGCGCCGACCTCGAAGCGTCGCTGAAGCGCCGCGAGGCCCAGGCCATGGACCGCATCGCCCAGGCGGAAGCCGGGGCGCTGGCCGAGGTCCGCAACCTGACCGTCGACATCGCCATGGACGCCAGCCGCCGCATCTTGGAAACCGGCATCCAGCCGGCCCAGGCGGACAAGCTGATCGACCAGTCGATCGCCGAGCTGCCGAAGCACCTGCACTGA
- a CDS encoding ATP synthase subunit C family protein, with the protein MEAEAAKYVGAGLAVIALAGVGLGIGNIFSTLIGSIARNPAVQPKVFPIGILGFALTEAVALFALLIAFLILFA; encoded by the coding sequence ATGGAAGCTGAAGCCGCCAAGTACGTCGGTGCCGGTCTGGCCGTTATCGCCCTCGCCGGCGTCGGCCTGGGTATCGGCAACATCTTCTCGACCCTGATCGGTTCGATCGCCCGCAACCCGGCCGTCCAGCCGAAGGTCTTCCCGATCGGCATTCTGGGCTTCGCGCTGACGGAAGCCGTCGCGCTGTTCGCCCTGCTGATCGCCTTCCTGATCCTGTTCGCCTAA